The following proteins are co-located in the Colletotrichum lupini chromosome 4, complete sequence genome:
- a CDS encoding metallo-beta-lactamase superfamily protein, with the protein MSATSVLNIPPSKSTVSVSIIDTTLNGDLPTAPFMGPTMNGFERWYGVGYAFLVTHQDSAGKIRRVVHAHPDHIGRPSLFPSTASLIVGPGVKEAYFPGYPTIPDAPVLAREFEGREVRELDFASTRIEIGGLKALDYFNDGSFYLLSAPGHAIGHINALARTTEDSFMYFAGDSFHHSSVLRPHGGATLPEEIQLPGHSCCSGRAFHAVHPVAGNSAALGPYSKVLGEAGSDANGVPFHALPEGGIFMDLEASRETVRAIQRFDASPDVFVVASHDSSLFSVVEVFPADGRRCQHPIGDVVALDVQLINAVDRARRASASLDAVIEELFEGNSTETQSQRS; encoded by the exons ATGTCTGCAACTTCTGTCTTGAATATCCCTCCTTCAAAGTCGACGGTCTCTGTTTCCATCATCGACACAACCCTCAATGGCGATCTTCCCACGGCACCCTTCATGGGCCCTACCATGAACGGCTTCGAGAGGTGGTACGGCGTAGGCTACGCATTTCTAGTGACGCACCAGGACTCTGCTGGAAAGATTAGACGCGTAGT CCACGCACACCCGGATCACATTGGCCGCCCGTCACTCTTCCCCTCCACAGCATCGCTGATCGTCGGCCCAGGGGTGAAGGAGGCGTATTTCCCTGGCTACCCAACCATCCCAGACGCACCCGTCCTCGCTCGCGAGTTCGAGGGCCGCGAAGTGCGTGAGCTAGACTTTGCTTCCACTAGGATTGAAATCGGGGGACTCAAGGCGCTGGATTACTTCAACGATGGGAGTTTCTACCTCCTCTCGGCGCCGGGCCACGCTATTGGGCACATCAACGCCCTGGCTCGTACGACGGAAGATAGTTTCATGTACTTTGCAGGCGACTCCTTCCACCACAGCTCCGTCCTGAGACCGCACGGCGGCGCGACGCTACCAGAGGAAATCCAGCTGCCGGGCCACAGTTGCTGTTCCGGACGGGCGTTTCACGCAGTCCACCCCGTGGCTGGTAACTCTGCCGCCCTGGGGCCCTACAGCAAGGTCCTAGGGGAGGCGGGGAGCGACGCGAATGGGGTCCCGTTCCATGCGCTGCCTGAGGGTGGGATATTTATGGATTTGGAGGCTTCGAGGGAGACGGTGCGTGCTATTCAGAGGTTTGATGCGAGTCCGGATGTGTTTGTTGTGGCGTCGCATGATAGTAGTTTGTTTAGCGTTGTGGAGGTTTTCCCGGCGGATGGGA GACGGTGCCAGCACCCAATCGGGGATGTTGTTGCGCTGGATGTCCAGCTCATAAACGCCGTCGATCGTGCCAGAAGGGCTAGCGCAAGCCTCGACGCGGTCATCGAAGAATTGTTTGAAGGCAATTCGACCGAAACACAAAGTCAGCGTAGTTGA
- a CDS encoding PAP2 superfamily protein, whose product MSVVLQCKDCRPRTLSLKLKVDLPPLPLPSLLPSSLTVKPPSPIHHSSPRHFLQLPARHKQSSTAIPSWHLLHQSLARPLIRHCTTPKNNNTNIIKKNITMGIFGKRREAAPAGAAATGHANGHHNGVSSKRRGAEPYSMSTRPSFGQWLKGTLIDIITMICMGAIGLGIYMAPPAPNRSFAVTFADGEVVYPQFAYPMRNEVVPIWLAAFLASVIPICIILLMQIRIRSFWDVNNAVIGLLYSLICAAVFQVFIKFLIGGLRPHFLEACQPDLSRVTSSQGGIARTGYSAAGFQSLYVTKEVCTGDMKEINDSLESFPSGHTTAAFAGFGYLYLYLNAKFKVFSDYHPAMWKLIITYIPILGAVLIGGALTIDEFHNWYDIFAGAAIGITFAFSSYRMTYAAIWDFRFNHIPLNRGQALNYGAEAELYDAVFTRKAGWGKRGGGGILHREKHHGHGHSASTGAGVNDYGEPVGSRKPVGSGSRHPDAMV is encoded by the exons ATGTCCGTCGTGCTGCAGTGCAAAG ACTGTAGACCCCGGACCTTATCCCTTAAGCTTAAAGTCGACCTCCCTCCCCTTCCTCTGCCCTCTCTTCTCCCTTCATCCCTCACAGTCAAGCCACCCTCTCCCATCCATCACAGCTCGCCAAGACACTTCTTGCAGCTCCCGGCGAGGCACAAGCAGTCAAGCACAGCCATCCCGTCTTGGCATCTTCTTCACCAAAGCTTGGCAAGACCTCTAATACGACACTGCACAACACCCAAAAATAACAACACCAACATCATCAAAAAAAACATCACCATGGGCATCTTTGGAAAACGTCGCGAGGCGGCACCCGCAGGCGCTGCTGCTACCGGCCATGCCAACGGTCACCATAACGGCGTCTCTAGCAAGCGTCGTGGCGCTGAGCCTTACTCCATGTCTACCCGTCCCAGCTTCGGGCAATGGCTCAAGGGCACCCTCATCGACATTATCACCATGATCTGCATGGGCGCCATCGGTCTCGGA ATTTACATGGCACCTCCCGCCCCGAACCGTTCCTTCGCCGTCACCTTCGCCGATGGTGAAGTCGTCTACCCCCAGTTCGCTTATCCCATGCGCAACGAAGTCGTCCCCATTTGGCTTGCTGCCTTCCTGGCCTCCGTCATCCCCATCTGCATCATCCTTCTCATGCAAATCCGCATCCGCTCCTTCTGGGATGTCAACAACGCCGTCATCGGCCTTCTCTACTCCCTCATCTGCGCCGCCGTCTTCCAGGTCTTCATCAAGTTCCTGATCGGCGGTCTGCGCCCTCACTTCCTTGAGGCTTGCCAGCCCGACCTTTCCCGTGTCACTAGCAGCCAGGGTGGCATCGCCCGTACTGGCTACAGCGCCGCTGGATTCCAGAGCTTGTACGTCACCAAGGAGGTTTGCACCGGCGACATGAAGGAGATCAACGATTCTCTTGAGAGTTTCCCCAGTGGACACACCACTGCTGCCTTCGCCGGCTTCGGATACCTCTACTTGTACCTTAACGCCAAGTTCAAGGTCTTCTCCGACTACCACCCTGCCATGTGGAAGCTGATCATCACCTACATCCCCATCCTCGGTGCCGTCCTCATCGGTGGCGCCCTCACAATTGACGAGTTCCACAACTGGTACGACATCTTCGCCGGTGCCGCCATCGGTATCACTTTCGCCTTCTCCTCTTACCGCATGACCTACGCTGCCATTTGGGACTTCCGATTCAACCACATTCCCCTGAACCGCGGCCAGGCCCTGAACTATGGTGCCGAGGCTGAGTTGTACGATGCTGTCTTCACTCGCAAGGCCGGCTGGGGCAAGCGTGGCGGCGGTGGTATCCTGCACCGCGAGAAGCACCACGGCCACGGCCACAGTGCTTCCACTGGCGCCGGTGTGAACGACTATGGCGAGCCCGTTGGATCCCGCAAGCCCGTCGGCTCTGGGTCTCGCCACCCCGATGCGATGGTTTAA
- a CDS encoding signal recognition particle protein SRP54 — protein MAKGTVYGDTWGLEKRHIHGFRRGGTGRLAQQSTSHPEAKFPFATRRPPVTREHHQKNPLRDTPSRLGSRKPPTMVLQDLGRRINTAVTNLTREPNLDEKVRRIPTPQNHPSPSPHDAAAFDGMLKEICSALLEADVNVRLVGQLRKSIKSTVNFKELPPAVNKKRLIQKSVFDELVKLVDPHAEPFKPKKGKSNIIMFVGLQGAGKTTTCTKLARHYQARGFKACLVCADTFRAGAFDQLKQNATKAKIPYYGSLTETDPAVVARDGVEKFKKEKFEIIIVDTSGRHRQEEALFQEMVDIQTAIRPDETIMVLDASIGQQAESQAKAFKESADFGAIIITKTDGHAAGGGAISAVAATHTPIVFIGTGEHMLDFERFAPQQFVQKLLGMGDMAGLVEHVQSLKLDQKDTIKHITEGIFTVRDLRDQLSNIMKMGPLSKMAGMIPGMSGMMQGMDDEEGSAKLKRMIYICDSMTEKELDSDGKMFIEQPTRMTRIAHGSGTSVREVEDLLTQQRMMAGMAKKMGGNMKNMQRAQQAMGGGNKAQQMAAMQKRLQSMGGAGGMGGGGMPDMGSLMKMLGGGGGGGMPDMQAMMQQMGMGGMGGMPGMGGGMPGAGRGRGGRR, from the exons ATGGCCAAAG GCACAGTATACGGCGATACCTGGGGACTGGAGAAACG TCACATCCATGGATTCCGGCGTGGTGGCACTGGACGGCTAGCGCAGCAATCCACATCCCACCCTGAAGCCAAATTCCCATTTGCAACACGTCGTCCTCCCGTTACTCGAGAGCATCACCAAAAGAACCCCCTTCGAGATACCCCAAGTCGGCTCGGTAGCCGCAAACCGCCCACCATGGTTCTTCAAGATCTCGGTCGTCGCATCAACACGGCCGTCACAAATCTCACCAGAGAGCCCAACCTCGACGAAAAGGTGCGCCGCATTCCTACCCCGCAGAACCATCCGTCGCCGTCGCCACACGATGCCGCC GCTTTCGATGGCATGCTCAAGGAGATTTGCTCCGCCCTTCTCGAAGCCGACGTCAACGTGCGCCTCGTCGGCCAATTGCGAAAATCGATCAAGAGTACCGTTAACTTTAAGGAGCTCCCGCCCGCCGTCAACAAGAAGCGCCTCATTCAAAAGTCCGTTTTCGATGAGCTCGTCAAGCTCGTCGATCCCCATGCCGAACCGTTCAAGCCTAAGAAGGGCAAGTCCAACATCATCATGTTTGTCGGTCTGCAGGGTGCCGGTAAAACGACAACATGTACCAAGCTCGCACGCCACTACCAGGCGAGAGGCTTCAAGGCCTGCCTGGTGTGCGCTGATACCTTCCGTGCTGGTGCTTTTGACCAGCTGAAGCAGAACGCGACCAAGGCGAAGATTCCATACTACGGTTCCCTGACAGAGACGGACCCGGCGGTGGTAGCAAGAGACGGTGTCGAAAAGTTCAAGAAGGAGAAGTTCGAGATCATCATCGTGGATACATCAGGTCGTCACAGGCAAGAGGAGGCTCTGTTCCAGGAGATGGTGGACATTCAGACGGCAATCCGACCCGACGAGACGATCATGGTGCTCGACGCATCCATCGGTCAGCAGGCCGAGTCGCAGGCCAAGGCGTTCAAGGAATCAGCAGACTTTGGagccatcatcatcaccaaGACGGACGGTCACGCAGCGGGTGGTGGTGCCATTTCCGCCGTCGCAGCAAcacatacccctatcgtcttCATCGGTACGGGCGAGCACATGCTCGACTTTGAGCGTTTCGCACCACAACAATTCGTACAGAAGCTGCTTGGCATGGGCGACATGGCCGGACTGGTGGAGCACGTGCAAAGTTTGAAGCTCGACCAGAAGGACACGATAAAACACATCACGGAAGGTATCTTTACGGTACGCGACCTGCGGGACCAGCTATCCAATATTATGAAGATGGGGCCATTATCTAAGATGGCGGGCATGATTCCCGGCATGAGCGGTATGATGCAGGGCATGGACGACGAGGAGGGTAGCGCCAAGCTCAAGCGCATGATCTACATTTGCGACTCGATGACGGAGAAGGAGCTTGATTCGGACGGCAAGATGTTTATCGAGCAACCGACGCGGATGACGAGAATCGCTCACGGGTCGGGAACCTCGGTGCGCGAAGTGGAGGACCTGCTGACGCAGCAGCGGATGATGGCGGGCATGGCCAAGAAGATGGGCGGCAACATGAAGAACATGCAGCGGGCGCAGCAGGCCATGGGCGGCGGCAACAAGGCACAGCAGATGGCGGCCATGCAGAAGCGCTTGCAGAGCATGGGCGGCGCCGGAGGTATGGGCGGGGGCGGGATGCCGGACATGGGCAGCCTCATGAAGATGCtcggcggcggaggcggcggtGGCATGCCCGATATGCAGGCCATGATGCAGCAGATGGGTATGGGTGGTATGGGTGGTATGCCGGGCATGGGCGGCGGAATGCCTGGTGCCGGCCGGGGCCGCGGCGGACGTCGTTGA